DNA sequence from the Oryza brachyantha chromosome 5, ObraRS2, whole genome shotgun sequence genome:
CCTGCATCCCCAGCGCCATTAGGCAAAGGAATATTGAGGTTGTACCCAAGGCCACTGCCTTCACCAATCTCATCGACGGAGCCGCTCTGGGGATGCGACGGACCCCATGAACCATGCTTCATATGGAGAGAGATCGTCAGCACACTGTCTGTGTGATAGAAGCCCTCTGCAGTGCCATTCCCATAGTGCACGTCAATATCAACAACGGCAACCTTTCGGCGCCCTGAATCCAGAGCCAGCTTCACTGCCAGCCCGGCATTGTTCAGAAAGCAGTAACCATCGGCACGGTCCGGTTGGGCGTGATGGCCAGGGGGACGGACCAACGCATAGGCAATCTTGCCATGCCCGTCTAGTATGTGCTTCATCGCTGATAAGGTTGTTCCAGCCGCCAGAAGCGCCGCACCCCAGGATCCAGGGTTCAAGAAAGTGCCTTCACACAACTTCTTGGCACCACCGGCGTTTGCTTGAACGAGCTCCTCTATGTATCCTGCCAATCACAGCAAGATTACTGCTGAATATTACTAACCCTTTGGAATGCTCCGTGCAAACGGCATTCACAACAAGATTAATCACCTAACTAGACAATCAATCGTAAAATATCGGCCAAGTCAGTCAATCAGAGGTTTAGTTCTCAGGATTTGAGGCAGCAAGATTTGGGGGCTGACCGGCGGAGTGGAAGGAGAGGAGCTCGGCGACGTGGGCGGGGCGGCCGGAGTGCCAGGAGAGAAAGCGCGCGATggggccgcggcggaggatggAGACCATGTTGCGGACTCGGTCGGCGTTCTCCGGGTGCTGGTCGAGCACGTCGAGGAAGCCCGGGTCGCGGCCCGAGTCGAAcacgccgcggccggcgtcgTGGGCCAGCATGCCCTCGTGCCAGAACACCGCCAGctgctcccccgccgccggcgccccctTCGCCACCACGGCCGCCGGGGAGGAGCCGGACGGCTGAGGCTCCATCGTCGACGGGTTTTCCTGGCGCCGCTTCCGTGTTTGCTGTTTCGTCGAAATCTTGACTCTTGACCAGCCTCTTCCTCCGGGGCCGTGTGAGTTCCGTGTTTGCTGTTTTCAGGGAGGATCTAGTTTAGACTTTTTAGTGGGCTATCGAGTAATTTGCATGATAAAACTGCCCATGATAAGTCTACCTGcctttcattatttatttacttattccgCTCAACAACTGAGCTCCACGGATACAAGCACGTACAGGTAAACGATGGTACAACAGTGTCTATCGAGAACTTGGGCATCAAGGGTTCAGGTAGAAGCATTGTTTACGAATTGAGCTTTATCGACACTTGCATATAAAAGGGCTTGGGTTTCTATATGTGACATATGTCCTTCAAGAATGGAAAAGATTCTTTGAAGCATTTCTTCATGATGTCCACGGCTTCCATGGCGTGTTTCTCATCGTCTGGATAAAAGGCCATTGGGTCATCAAGCAATGGGGCCTGCAGATTCAAAACACCTGCTAGAGTTGCATGCAAACAGTACGCCGAATAAGTGATGTGGTAACCCCCTTCCTGGACGATCAGTATTCGACCATTGCAGTGTCGATCAGCCATGCCCCTCATTATCTGTCCAATTTTCCTATAACCATCCATAGTTAAGCACTGTCTTCCGTTGGGATCAAACTGCATGGAAATAATAACCATTGATTAGTTTGTCTcatatataattcaaaatatatgcaagTATGAAACTAAAATATCAGCATTATCTATACTTCTATAAAAAGGAGTATTGGTGGCCACCACCCTCGCTACAGTTTTACAATTTACTctcaaatttcttgatattaaaaaccagttaaatatagattgatatctacgtataaattcaaattaaggtgactatttcatataaaaaaattggataacacatcataaaatccATAGCAAAACACGGATATTTAGCTAGTGAtagataattttgttttgtagaACAATGCTGGAAGTATCACTCCTTATGAGTAGCACATTGTACAGGGAAGCAAGGAAAAGGTGAAATTAGCATATCCatttttttcgcttctgcttatatttaagctaaaatttaaatttttaacctttaatttggtgtaaattttgaggttttttatgatagtttatttttcagtcctggcttttagatcgataataACACATAATAGAgaagttttactcataaattatttttcatttataatataccatttggtttttccaaaaaaataatcacccctATGTTTAAGCTGACGGGGTACATGCGACTTTAAAGAAAACCAAAGTTATTACTCCAACATAATGATTACAGAAGATCCTAGAGCCAGATTATTTAGAAGTATTTCAATACTATTAGTCagtatataatataatcactaaaatttattaaggGCAAAAGATTAGCTGGCCAAATTTATTAAGATCGGTTTATATAGTTACATTAAATTGCTTGTCAAATGAAACAACACAACAGTTGCATAAAAGAATAATGTTATTACATATTACccctatttcatattataagatgttttgataATCACTGTATTCATAATCATATAATCATATAGATGGTAATGAATCtacatacataaaatatattaaaatatattgattgctttatagatgaatctaagtagGCACAAAACATTCGTATATGGAACGGAATATTATGATAGTGCGGAATCTTGTAACATAGAAGTAAATTCTCAACTCACCGCACTAGAATCTTGGCCAACAACAAAAACCATGAGCTCTGGCAGAAACTTCTCCACGGCCGGAACGACTAACTCATTCATTGCATATTCATACGCCGCGTTCCCGCTGCCATTAGGCAAAGGGATATTGAGATTATACCCAATGTCCTCGCCTTTACCGATCTCATCAACCAAGCCAGTCTGGGGATGCGACGGGCCCCACGAACCATGTTTCATGTGAAGAGAAATCGTCAGCACGCTGTCCGTGTGGTAGAAGCCCTCTGCAGTGCCATTCCCGTAGTGCACATCAATATCAACCACAGCAACCTTTGTGCGACCTGAATCCAGAGCCAGCTTCGCTGCCAGCCCGCCATTGTTCAGGAAGCAGTAACCGTCGGCACGGCCCGGTTGCGCGTGATGCCCAGGGGGACGGACCAGCGCGTAGGCAATCTTGCCATGCTCGTCTAGTATGTGCCTCATTGCTGATAGGGTTGTTCCGGCCGCCAGAAGCGCATCATCCCAGGAACCAGGGTTCAGGTATGTGCATTCACAGATCTTGTTGGCACCACTGGTATCGCCTGCACGAGCTCCTCTATGTATTTGCAAGCCACAACAAGATGGGTAGAAAACTACTCCTcacttgtttttatatttctgtatGCAAACGGGCATGCAGCACTGGACACTCACAGTATCAGATTAGCATGTATTTCATCCATCCcagaatataagcatttttagaattcaattttatactataatatatgcattttttttaatgattttcataattttagtCATTCCAATGGTTCTAAAGTCAATTGGATGCTTTCAAAGGtccaaagaaaatatagtttgTTTAGCATTCAAAATTGATCACTAAAATAACTAAGAGAATATTTTAACATCTATTTAATATACGGTAAACAATCTACGAATAATTATATTTGGGAGTAACCAGACAGTTCAGTTATCACTACAGGATTTGAGGGACTGACCGGCGGAGTGGAAGGAAAGGAGCTCGGCGGGCTGGGCGTGGCGGCCGGAGTGCCAGGAGAGAAAGCGCGCGATggggccgcggcggaggatggAGACCATGTTGCGGACGCGGTCGGCGTTCTCCGGGTGCTGGTCGAGCACGTCGAGGAAGCCCGGGTCGAGGTCCCTGCCGTAcacgccgcggccggcgtcgTGGCCCAGCATGCCAGAACACACCGCCAGCGTCTCCCCCGTCGCGGGCGGCCACGGCTCCACTGCCATCGCCACAccgaggaggcggaggtgtgttggtgtgagtgttGAACGggttcttctctttcttttctcctccttTTCGCCCTTCTAGTGGGTTTTGACGAGGGAGCGTGTGCCGCATGCAGACCGCAGCCACACGCGTGACGGTACTAAAACCGCGCGTCCTACACATACTTGGACAAAATTTGGAGTAAGCGTCGTCACTGCACGGGTTACTCCACACTCGTGGATTAGTCCAAGGCAAAAACGGCGAAAAATCGAATTGACCGTGTGAGGAGTCCCCACGCCGGCTGCTCGCGCCACTGCGAGCGTACCAACCGTGCAGCGCTCGGTTAACTTGTTTCTCAGGAGCTTTGTGCCTCTTGTGGCTCTGTGAGATAGATGTA
Encoded proteins:
- the LOC102706009 gene encoding histone deacetylase 8-like — protein: MEPQPSGSSPAAVVAKGAPAAGEQLAVFWHEGMLAHDAGRGVFDSGRDPGFLDVLDQHPENADRVRNMVSILRRGPIARFLSWHSGRPAHVAELLSFHSAGYIEELVQANAGGAKKLCEGTFLNPGSWGAALLAAGTTLSAMKHILDGHGKIAYALVRPPGHHAQPDRADGYCFLNNAGLAVKLALDSGRRKVAVVDIDVHYGNGTAEGFYHTDSVLTISLHMKHGSWGPSHPQSGSVDEIGEGSGLGYNLNIPLPNGAGDAGYEYAMNELVVPGIEKFQPELLVFVVGQDSSAFDPNGRQCLTMVGYRKIGQIMRGLADRHSNGQILVVQEGGYHISYSAYCLHATLEGVLNLQAPLLDDPIAYYPEDENYTMKVVDIIKQCWKESIPFLKDI